The following coding sequences are from one Bacteroidota bacterium window:
- a CDS encoding alpha/beta hydrolase has translation MVFELDFRSANVSGAVVPGQLRRGRIDQLQRAREIVFLVHGFNLDRAEGRIAMDNLARKLPRMRDAALVSVLWAGDHWSGAISYSFEGRDADDTGFYLARFISDHLHRNTKISFATHSLGARVALEAINRVGRLGYFADQVCMMAAAVDDYSLAVPNGYKAAMQRCNRVTVLASRKDSVLKYAYPAGDLLQSFVFWRDEDFGSALGYHGPRARRQYAVPRNVAHTQIRDARNAGHGDYIPDSPPTQNQESATSFCDQVLSGERLPLYR, from the coding sequence ATGGTATTTGAACTTGATTTCAGGAGCGCAAATGTGAGCGGTGCTGTTGTACCTGGCCAATTACGACGGGGCCGTATCGACCAGTTACAGCGCGCACGCGAAATTGTCTTTCTTGTGCATGGTTTCAACCTGGATCGGGCAGAAGGCCGCATTGCAATGGATAACCTGGCGCGCAAGCTCCCCCGTATGCGTGATGCGGCGCTTGTGTCTGTATTATGGGCCGGCGACCACTGGTCTGGCGCTATCAGTTACTCCTTTGAAGGGCGCGATGCAGACGATACAGGGTTTTATCTGGCACGCTTCATTTCCGATCATTTACACCGCAACACGAAAATCTCTTTTGCAACGCATAGTCTGGGTGCACGCGTTGCCCTCGAAGCCATCAATCGAGTTGGCCGGCTCGGTTATTTTGCTGATCAGGTGTGCATGATGGCAGCAGCTGTGGATGACTATTCCCTGGCGGTGCCAAATGGCTACAAGGCAGCCATGCAGCGCTGTAACCGGGTAACAGTTCTGGCTTCGCGGAAAGACAGTGTCCTCAAGTACGCGTATCCCGCCGGCGATTTGCTGCAGTCCTTTGTGTTTTGGCGCGACGAAGACTTTGGCAGTGCACTTGGCTACCATGGTCCGCGTGCTCGCCGGCAGTATGCCGTCCCAAGGAACGTCGCCCATACCCAGATTCGCGATGCCAGAAATGCTGGGCACGGCGACTACATCCCTGACAGCCCGCCTACACAAAACCAGGAATCAGCAACTTCGTTTTGCGACCAGGTCTTGTCTGGCGAAAGGCTCCCTCTGTACCGATAA